The following coding sequences lie in one Pseudorca crassidens isolate mPseCra1 chromosome 2, mPseCra1.hap1, whole genome shotgun sequence genomic window:
- the SMG5 gene encoding nonsense-mediated mRNA decay factor SMG5 isoform X1 — translation MSQGPPTGESSEPEAKVLHTKRLYRAVVEAVHRLDLILCNKTAYQEVFKPENISLRNKLRELCVKLMFLHPVDYGRKAEELLWRKVYYEVIQLIKTNKKHIHSRSTLECAYRTHLVAGIGFYQHLLLYIQSHYQLELQCCIDWTHVTDPLIGCKKPVSASGKEMDWAQMACHRCLVYLGDLSRYQNELAGVDTELLAERFYYQALSVAPQIGMPFNQLGTLAGSKYYNVEAMYCYLRCIQSEVSFEGAYGNLKRLYDKAAKMYHQLKKCETRKLSPSKKRCKDIKRLLVNFMYLQSLLQPKSSSVDSELTSLCQSVLEDFNLCLFYLPSSPNLSLASEDEEEYESGYAFLPDLLIFQMVIICLMGVHSLKRAGSKQYSAAIAFTLALFSHLVNHVNIRLQAELEEGENPVPAFQSDGTDETESKEPLENVEEPGPEPPPAASQDGEVRKSRKFSRLSCLRRRRHPPKAGDDSDLSEGFDSDSSHDSPRASEGSDSGSDKSLEGGGTAFDAETDSEMNSQESRSDLEDMEDEEGTRSPALEPPRARSEAPESLNGPLGPSEASIASNLQAMSTQMFQTKRCFRLAPTFSNLLLQPATEAPTLASRRPCVNGDVDKPSEPASEEGSESEGSESSGRSCRNERSIQEKLQVLMAEGLLPAVKVFLDWLRTNPDLIIVCAQSSQSLWNRLSVLLNLLPAAGELQESGLVLCPEVQDLLEGCELPDLPSSLLLPEDMALRNLPPLRAAHRRFNFDTDRLLLSTSEETVVRICCIRSFGHFVARLQGSILQFNPEVGIFVSIAQSEQESLLQQAQAQFRMAQEEARRNRLMRDMAQLRLQLEVSQLEGSLQQPKAQSAMSPYLVPDTQALCHHLPVIRQLATSGRFIVIIPRTVIDGLDLLKKEHPGARDGIRYLEAEFKKGNRYIRCQKEVGKSFERHKLKRQDADAWTLYKILDSCKQLTLAQGAGEEDPSGMVTIITGLPLDNPSTLSGPMQAALQAAAHASVDIKNVLDFYKQWKEIG, via the exons ATGAGCCAAGGCCCCCCCACAGGGGAGAGCAGCGAGCCCGAAGCAAAGGTCCTCCACACTAAGCGGCTTTACCG GGCCGTGGTGGAGGCTGTGCATCGACTTGACCTCATCCTTTGCAACAAAACTGCTTATCAAGAAGTGTTCAAACCAGAGAACATTAGCTTGAGGAACAA GCTGCGTGAGCTCTGCGTCAAGCTTATGTTCCTGCACCCGGTGGACTAtgggaggaaggcagaggagcTGCTGTGGAGAAAGGTGTACTACGAAGTTATCCAGCTTATCAAGACTAACAAAAAG CATATCCACAGCCGGAGCACCTTGGAATGTGCCTACAGGACACACCTGGTCGCTGGTATCGGCTTCTACCAGCATCTCCTTCTTTATATCCAGTCCCACTACCAGCTAGAACTGCAGTGCTGCATCGACTGGACCCATGTCACCGACCCCCTCATAG gaTGCAAGAAGCCAGTGTCTGCCTCAGGGAAGGAGATGGATTGGGCACAGATGGCATGCCACCGATGTCTAGTGTACCTGGGGGATTTGT CACGATATCAGAATGAATTAGCTGGCGTGGACACTGAGCTGCTAGCTGAGAGATTTTACTACCAAGCCCTGTCAGTGGCTCCCCAGATTG gaATGCCCTTCAACCAGCTGGGCACACTTGCCGGCAGCAAGTACTATAATGTGGAAGCCATGTATTGCTACCTGCGCTG CATCCAGTCGGAAGTGTCCTTTGAGGGGGCCTATGGGAACCTCAAGCGGCTGTATGACAAGGCAGCCAAAATGTACCACCAGCTGAAGAAGTGCGAGACTCGGAAGCTCTCTCCCAGCAAGAAGCG ATGTAAAGACATTAAGAGGTTGCTGGTGAACTTTATGTATCTGCAAAGCCTCCTGCAGCCCAAAAGCAG CTCTGTGGACTCAGAGCTGACATCACTTTGCCAGTCAGTCCTGGAGGACTTCAACCTCTGTCTCTTCTACCTGCCCTCCTCACCCAACCTCAGCCTGGCCAGTGAGGATGAGGAGGAGTATGAGAGTGGATATGCTTTCCTCCCGGACCTTCTCATCTTTCAGATGGTCATCATCTGCCTTATGGGTGTGCACAGCTTGAAGAGAGCAG GATCCAAGCAGTACAGTGCAGCCATTGCCTTCACCCTGGCCCTCTTCTCCCACCTTGTCAATCATGTCAACATACGGCTGCAAGCTGAGCTGGAAGAGGGCGAGAATCCCGTCCCGGCATTCCAGAGTGATGGCACAG ATGAAACAGAGTCCAAGGAACCCTTGGAGAACGTGGAGGAGCCGGGTCCTGAGCCTCCTCCTGCAGCATCTCAAGATGGCGAGGTCAGAAAGAGCCGGAAGTTCTCCCGCCTCTCCTGCCTCCGCCGTCGGCGCCACCCACCCAAAGCTGGTGATGACAGTGACCTGAGTGAAGGCTTTGACTCAGACTCGAGCCATGACTCACCCCGGGCCAGTGAGGGCTCAGACAGTGGCTCCGACAAGAGCCTTGAAGGTGGGGGAACAGCCTTTGATGCCGAGACAGATTCAGAAATGAACAGCCAAGAGTCCCGATCAGACCTGGAAGATATGGAGGACGAGGAAGGGACACGGTCCCCAGCCCTGGAGCCACCTCGGGCCAGGTCAGAGGCTCCTGAATCCCTCAACGGCCCACTGGGCCCCAGTGAGGCCAGCATTGCCAGCAATCTACAAGCCATGTCCACCCAGATGTTCCAGACTAAACGCTGCTTCCGACTGGCCCCCACCTTCAGCAACCTGCTCCTCCAGCCCGCCACCGAAGCTCCCACCTTGGCCAGCCGCAGGCCCTGTGTCAATGGGGATGTGGACAAGCCCTCAGAGCCAG CCTCTGAAGAGGGCTCTGAGTCGGAGGGAAGTGAGTCTAGTGGGCGCTCCTGTCGGAATGAGCGCAGCATCCAGGAGAAGCTGCAAGTCCTGATGGCGGAAGGCCTGCTTCCTGCTGTGAAAGTCTTCCTGGACTGGCTACGGACTAACCCCGACCTCATCATAGTGTGTGCGCAG aGCTCTCAAAGTCTGTGGAACCGCCTCTCTGTGTTGCTTAATCTGTTGCCAGCTGCTGGCGAACTCCAAGAGTCTG GCCTGGTCCTGTGTCCTGAGGTCCAGGATCTTCTTGAAGGTTGTGAACTGCCTGACCTCCCGTCTAGCTTGCTGCTCCCAGAGGACATGGCACTTCGCAACCTGCCTCCCCTCCGGGCTGCCCACAGACGCTTTAACTTCGACACGGATCGGCTCTTGCTCAGCACCTCAGAGGAG ACGGTCGTGCGCATCTGCTGCATCCGCAGCTTTGGCCACTTCGTTGCCCGCCTGCAAGGCAGCATCCTGCAGTTCAACCCAGAGGTTGGCATCTTCGTCAGCATCGCCCAGTCTGAGCAGGAGAGCCTGCTGCAGCAGGCCCAGGCCCAGTTCCGCATG GCACAGGAGGAAGCTCGGCGGAACAGGCTAATGAGAGACATGGCCCAGCTACGACTTCAG CTCGAGGTCTCTCAGCTGGAAGGGAGCCTGCAGCAGCCCAAGGCCCAGTCAGCAATGTCTCCCTACCTCGTCCCCGACACCCAAGCCCTTTGCCACCACCTCCCTGTCATCCGCCAGCTGGCCACCAGTGGCCGCTTCATTGTCATCATCCCAAGGACAG TGATCGATGGCCTGGATTTGCTGAAGAAGGAACACCCCGGGGCCCGGGATGGGATCCGATACCTGGAGGCAGAGTTTAAAAAAGGGAACAG GTACATTCGCTGCCAGAAAGAGGTGGGGAAGAGCTTTGAGCGGCATAAGCTGAAGAGGCAGGATGCAGATGCCTG GACGCTCTATAAGATCCTGGACAGCTGCAAACAGCTGACTCTGGCCCAGGGGGCAGGTGAGGAGGACCCGAGTGGCATGGTGACCATCATCACAGGCCTTCCACTGGACAACCCCAGCACGCTCTCAGGCCCTATGCAG GCAGCCTTGCAGGCCGCTGCACATGCCAGTGTGGACATCAAGAATGTTCTGGACTTCTACAAGCAGTGGAAGGAGATTGGTTGA
- the TMEM79 gene encoding transmembrane protein 79: MTEPETLALLEVKGPEALEKSPPQALVPNGRKLEGEDGVESPGAESSRAGSSAGSPTAGEGTEDGLDSTVSEAATLPWGTGPQPSAPFSDPPGWRNIEPEPLKSEPPSKLEELPEDDASLLPEKVARAFVPIDLQCIERRPQEDLIVCCEASEGERRQTFLPTRATHPEPPERKWAEAVVRPPGYPCGCCRGRGGHEGLRAMASVGAALILFPCLLYGAYAFLPFDAPRLPTMSSRLIYTLRCGVFATFPIVLGILVYGLSLLCFSALRPFGEPRREVEIHRRYVAQSVQLFILYFFNLAVLSTYLPQDTLKLLPLLTGLFAISRLIYWLTFAVGRSFRGFGYGLTFLPLLSMLVWNLYYMFVVEPERMLTASESRLDYPDHARSASDYRPRSWG, encoded by the exons ATGACAGAACCCGAGACCCTGGCCCTGCTGGAAGTGAAGGGGCCGGAGGCCCTGGAGAAGAGCCCACCCCAGGCTTTGGTCCCCAATGGCCGGAAGCTGGAAGGGGAAGATGGGGTTGAGTCCCCTGGAGCTGAGTCCTCCAGAGCGGGATCTTCAGCTGGGTCTCCCACAGCCGGAGAGGGGACGGAGGATGGTCTAGACAGCACAGTAAGTGAGGCTGCCACCTTGCCCTGGGGGACTGGCCCCCAGCCCAGTGCCCCGTTCTCAGATCCCCCTGGCTGGAGGAACATTGAGCCTGAGCCCCTTAAGTCAGAGCCACCCAGCAAGCTAGAGGAGTTGCCCGAAGATGACGCCAGCCTGCTGCCCGAGAAGGTGGCCCGGGCCTTCGTGCCCATCGACCTACAGTGCATTGAGCGGCGGCCCCAGGAAGACCTCATTGTGTGCTGTGAGGCCAGCGAGGGTGAGCGCCGCCAGACCTTCCTGCCCACCCGGGCCACCCACCCTGAGCCCCCGGAGCGCAAGTGGGCCGAGGCAGTGGTGAGGCCGCCTGGGTACCCCTGTGGGTGCTGCAGGGGACGTGGAGGCCATGAGGGGCTGAGGGCCATGGCCTCGGTGGGAGCCGCCCTCATCCTCTTCCCCTGCCTGCTCTATGGGGCATATGCCTTCCTGCCCTTCGATGCCCCGCGCCTGCCGACCATGAGTTCCCGCCTCATCTACACGCTGCGCTGCGGGGTCTTTGCCACCTTCCCCATTGTACTGG GGATCCTGGTGTACGGGCTGAGCCTGTTGTGCTTTTCTGCCCTGCGGCCCTTTGGGGAGCCACGACGGGAGGTGGAGATCCACCGGCGATACGTGGCCCAGTCGGTCCAGCTCTTCATCCTCTACTTCTTCAACCTGGCCGTGCTTTCCACCTACCTGCCCCAAGACACCCTCAAACTGCTCCCTCTGCTCACTGGTCTCTTCGCCATCTCCcg GCTGATATACTGGCTGACCTTTGCCGTGGGCCGCTCCTTCCGAGGCTTTGGCTACGGCCTGACATTCCTGCCCCTGCTGTCCATGCTGGTGTGGAACCTCTACTATATGTTCGTGGTGGAGCCCGAACGCATGCTCACTGCCTCCGAGAGCCGCCTGGACTACCCTGACCACGCCCGCTCAGCCTCAGACTACAGGCCTCGCTCCTGGGGCTAA
- the SMG5 gene encoding nonsense-mediated mRNA decay factor SMG5 isoform X3 encodes MFGSGHHQSSGCKKPVSASGKEMDWAQMACHRCLVYLGDLSRYQNELAGVDTELLAERFYYQALSVAPQIGMPFNQLGTLAGSKYYNVEAMYCYLRCIQSEVSFEGAYGNLKRLYDKAAKMYHQLKKCETRKLSPSKKRCKDIKRLLVNFMYLQSLLQPKSSSVDSELTSLCQSVLEDFNLCLFYLPSSPNLSLASEDEEEYESGYAFLPDLLIFQMVIICLMGVHSLKRAGSKQYSAAIAFTLALFSHLVNHVNIRLQAELEEGENPVPAFQSDGTDETESKEPLENVEEPGPEPPPAASQDGEVRKSRKFSRLSCLRRRRHPPKAGDDSDLSEGFDSDSSHDSPRASEGSDSGSDKSLEGGGTAFDAETDSEMNSQESRSDLEDMEDEEGTRSPALEPPRARSEAPESLNGPLGPSEASIASNLQAMSTQMFQTKRCFRLAPTFSNLLLQPATEAPTLASRRPCVNGDVDKPSEPASEEGSESEGSESSGRSCRNERSIQEKLQVLMAEGLLPAVKVFLDWLRTNPDLIIVCAQSSQSLWNRLSVLLNLLPAAGELQESGLVLCPEVQDLLEGCELPDLPSSLLLPEDMALRNLPPLRAAHRRFNFDTDRLLLSTSEETVVRICCIRSFGHFVARLQGSILQFNPEVGIFVSIAQSEQESLLQQAQAQFRMAQEEARRNRLMRDMAQLRLQLEVSQLEGSLQQPKAQSAMSPYLVPDTQALCHHLPVIRQLATSGRFIVIIPRTVIDGLDLLKKEHPGARDGIRYLEAEFKKGNRYIRCQKEVGKSFERHKLKRQDADAWTLYKILDSCKQLTLAQGAGEEDPSGMVTIITGLPLDNPSTLSGPMQAALQAAAHASVDIKNVLDFYKQWKEIG; translated from the exons ATGTTTGGCTCTGGCCACCACCAGTCCTCAG gaTGCAAGAAGCCAGTGTCTGCCTCAGGGAAGGAGATGGATTGGGCACAGATGGCATGCCACCGATGTCTAGTGTACCTGGGGGATTTGT CACGATATCAGAATGAATTAGCTGGCGTGGACACTGAGCTGCTAGCTGAGAGATTTTACTACCAAGCCCTGTCAGTGGCTCCCCAGATTG gaATGCCCTTCAACCAGCTGGGCACACTTGCCGGCAGCAAGTACTATAATGTGGAAGCCATGTATTGCTACCTGCGCTG CATCCAGTCGGAAGTGTCCTTTGAGGGGGCCTATGGGAACCTCAAGCGGCTGTATGACAAGGCAGCCAAAATGTACCACCAGCTGAAGAAGTGCGAGACTCGGAAGCTCTCTCCCAGCAAGAAGCG ATGTAAAGACATTAAGAGGTTGCTGGTGAACTTTATGTATCTGCAAAGCCTCCTGCAGCCCAAAAGCAG CTCTGTGGACTCAGAGCTGACATCACTTTGCCAGTCAGTCCTGGAGGACTTCAACCTCTGTCTCTTCTACCTGCCCTCCTCACCCAACCTCAGCCTGGCCAGTGAGGATGAGGAGGAGTATGAGAGTGGATATGCTTTCCTCCCGGACCTTCTCATCTTTCAGATGGTCATCATCTGCCTTATGGGTGTGCACAGCTTGAAGAGAGCAG GATCCAAGCAGTACAGTGCAGCCATTGCCTTCACCCTGGCCCTCTTCTCCCACCTTGTCAATCATGTCAACATACGGCTGCAAGCTGAGCTGGAAGAGGGCGAGAATCCCGTCCCGGCATTCCAGAGTGATGGCACAG ATGAAACAGAGTCCAAGGAACCCTTGGAGAACGTGGAGGAGCCGGGTCCTGAGCCTCCTCCTGCAGCATCTCAAGATGGCGAGGTCAGAAAGAGCCGGAAGTTCTCCCGCCTCTCCTGCCTCCGCCGTCGGCGCCACCCACCCAAAGCTGGTGATGACAGTGACCTGAGTGAAGGCTTTGACTCAGACTCGAGCCATGACTCACCCCGGGCCAGTGAGGGCTCAGACAGTGGCTCCGACAAGAGCCTTGAAGGTGGGGGAACAGCCTTTGATGCCGAGACAGATTCAGAAATGAACAGCCAAGAGTCCCGATCAGACCTGGAAGATATGGAGGACGAGGAAGGGACACGGTCCCCAGCCCTGGAGCCACCTCGGGCCAGGTCAGAGGCTCCTGAATCCCTCAACGGCCCACTGGGCCCCAGTGAGGCCAGCATTGCCAGCAATCTACAAGCCATGTCCACCCAGATGTTCCAGACTAAACGCTGCTTCCGACTGGCCCCCACCTTCAGCAACCTGCTCCTCCAGCCCGCCACCGAAGCTCCCACCTTGGCCAGCCGCAGGCCCTGTGTCAATGGGGATGTGGACAAGCCCTCAGAGCCAG CCTCTGAAGAGGGCTCTGAGTCGGAGGGAAGTGAGTCTAGTGGGCGCTCCTGTCGGAATGAGCGCAGCATCCAGGAGAAGCTGCAAGTCCTGATGGCGGAAGGCCTGCTTCCTGCTGTGAAAGTCTTCCTGGACTGGCTACGGACTAACCCCGACCTCATCATAGTGTGTGCGCAG aGCTCTCAAAGTCTGTGGAACCGCCTCTCTGTGTTGCTTAATCTGTTGCCAGCTGCTGGCGAACTCCAAGAGTCTG GCCTGGTCCTGTGTCCTGAGGTCCAGGATCTTCTTGAAGGTTGTGAACTGCCTGACCTCCCGTCTAGCTTGCTGCTCCCAGAGGACATGGCACTTCGCAACCTGCCTCCCCTCCGGGCTGCCCACAGACGCTTTAACTTCGACACGGATCGGCTCTTGCTCAGCACCTCAGAGGAG ACGGTCGTGCGCATCTGCTGCATCCGCAGCTTTGGCCACTTCGTTGCCCGCCTGCAAGGCAGCATCCTGCAGTTCAACCCAGAGGTTGGCATCTTCGTCAGCATCGCCCAGTCTGAGCAGGAGAGCCTGCTGCAGCAGGCCCAGGCCCAGTTCCGCATG GCACAGGAGGAAGCTCGGCGGAACAGGCTAATGAGAGACATGGCCCAGCTACGACTTCAG CTCGAGGTCTCTCAGCTGGAAGGGAGCCTGCAGCAGCCCAAGGCCCAGTCAGCAATGTCTCCCTACCTCGTCCCCGACACCCAAGCCCTTTGCCACCACCTCCCTGTCATCCGCCAGCTGGCCACCAGTGGCCGCTTCATTGTCATCATCCCAAGGACAG TGATCGATGGCCTGGATTTGCTGAAGAAGGAACACCCCGGGGCCCGGGATGGGATCCGATACCTGGAGGCAGAGTTTAAAAAAGGGAACAG GTACATTCGCTGCCAGAAAGAGGTGGGGAAGAGCTTTGAGCGGCATAAGCTGAAGAGGCAGGATGCAGATGCCTG GACGCTCTATAAGATCCTGGACAGCTGCAAACAGCTGACTCTGGCCCAGGGGGCAGGTGAGGAGGACCCGAGTGGCATGGTGACCATCATCACAGGCCTTCCACTGGACAACCCCAGCACGCTCTCAGGCCCTATGCAG GCAGCCTTGCAGGCCGCTGCACATGCCAGTGTGGACATCAAGAATGTTCTGGACTTCTACAAGCAGTGGAAGGAGATTGGTTGA
- the SMG5 gene encoding nonsense-mediated mRNA decay factor SMG5 isoform X2: MFLHPVDYGRKAEELLWRKVYYEVIQLIKTNKKHIHSRSTLECAYRTHLVAGIGFYQHLLLYIQSHYQLELQCCIDWTHVTDPLIGCKKPVSASGKEMDWAQMACHRCLVYLGDLSRYQNELAGVDTELLAERFYYQALSVAPQIGMPFNQLGTLAGSKYYNVEAMYCYLRCIQSEVSFEGAYGNLKRLYDKAAKMYHQLKKCETRKLSPSKKRCKDIKRLLVNFMYLQSLLQPKSSSVDSELTSLCQSVLEDFNLCLFYLPSSPNLSLASEDEEEYESGYAFLPDLLIFQMVIICLMGVHSLKRAGSKQYSAAIAFTLALFSHLVNHVNIRLQAELEEGENPVPAFQSDGTDETESKEPLENVEEPGPEPPPAASQDGEVRKSRKFSRLSCLRRRRHPPKAGDDSDLSEGFDSDSSHDSPRASEGSDSGSDKSLEGGGTAFDAETDSEMNSQESRSDLEDMEDEEGTRSPALEPPRARSEAPESLNGPLGPSEASIASNLQAMSTQMFQTKRCFRLAPTFSNLLLQPATEAPTLASRRPCVNGDVDKPSEPASEEGSESEGSESSGRSCRNERSIQEKLQVLMAEGLLPAVKVFLDWLRTNPDLIIVCAQSSQSLWNRLSVLLNLLPAAGELQESGLVLCPEVQDLLEGCELPDLPSSLLLPEDMALRNLPPLRAAHRRFNFDTDRLLLSTSEETVVRICCIRSFGHFVARLQGSILQFNPEVGIFVSIAQSEQESLLQQAQAQFRMAQEEARRNRLMRDMAQLRLQLEVSQLEGSLQQPKAQSAMSPYLVPDTQALCHHLPVIRQLATSGRFIVIIPRTVIDGLDLLKKEHPGARDGIRYLEAEFKKGNRYIRCQKEVGKSFERHKLKRQDADAWTLYKILDSCKQLTLAQGAGEEDPSGMVTIITGLPLDNPSTLSGPMQAALQAAAHASVDIKNVLDFYKQWKEIG, encoded by the exons ATGTTCCTGCACCCGGTGGACTAtgggaggaaggcagaggagcTGCTGTGGAGAAAGGTGTACTACGAAGTTATCCAGCTTATCAAGACTAACAAAAAG CATATCCACAGCCGGAGCACCTTGGAATGTGCCTACAGGACACACCTGGTCGCTGGTATCGGCTTCTACCAGCATCTCCTTCTTTATATCCAGTCCCACTACCAGCTAGAACTGCAGTGCTGCATCGACTGGACCCATGTCACCGACCCCCTCATAG gaTGCAAGAAGCCAGTGTCTGCCTCAGGGAAGGAGATGGATTGGGCACAGATGGCATGCCACCGATGTCTAGTGTACCTGGGGGATTTGT CACGATATCAGAATGAATTAGCTGGCGTGGACACTGAGCTGCTAGCTGAGAGATTTTACTACCAAGCCCTGTCAGTGGCTCCCCAGATTG gaATGCCCTTCAACCAGCTGGGCACACTTGCCGGCAGCAAGTACTATAATGTGGAAGCCATGTATTGCTACCTGCGCTG CATCCAGTCGGAAGTGTCCTTTGAGGGGGCCTATGGGAACCTCAAGCGGCTGTATGACAAGGCAGCCAAAATGTACCACCAGCTGAAGAAGTGCGAGACTCGGAAGCTCTCTCCCAGCAAGAAGCG ATGTAAAGACATTAAGAGGTTGCTGGTGAACTTTATGTATCTGCAAAGCCTCCTGCAGCCCAAAAGCAG CTCTGTGGACTCAGAGCTGACATCACTTTGCCAGTCAGTCCTGGAGGACTTCAACCTCTGTCTCTTCTACCTGCCCTCCTCACCCAACCTCAGCCTGGCCAGTGAGGATGAGGAGGAGTATGAGAGTGGATATGCTTTCCTCCCGGACCTTCTCATCTTTCAGATGGTCATCATCTGCCTTATGGGTGTGCACAGCTTGAAGAGAGCAG GATCCAAGCAGTACAGTGCAGCCATTGCCTTCACCCTGGCCCTCTTCTCCCACCTTGTCAATCATGTCAACATACGGCTGCAAGCTGAGCTGGAAGAGGGCGAGAATCCCGTCCCGGCATTCCAGAGTGATGGCACAG ATGAAACAGAGTCCAAGGAACCCTTGGAGAACGTGGAGGAGCCGGGTCCTGAGCCTCCTCCTGCAGCATCTCAAGATGGCGAGGTCAGAAAGAGCCGGAAGTTCTCCCGCCTCTCCTGCCTCCGCCGTCGGCGCCACCCACCCAAAGCTGGTGATGACAGTGACCTGAGTGAAGGCTTTGACTCAGACTCGAGCCATGACTCACCCCGGGCCAGTGAGGGCTCAGACAGTGGCTCCGACAAGAGCCTTGAAGGTGGGGGAACAGCCTTTGATGCCGAGACAGATTCAGAAATGAACAGCCAAGAGTCCCGATCAGACCTGGAAGATATGGAGGACGAGGAAGGGACACGGTCCCCAGCCCTGGAGCCACCTCGGGCCAGGTCAGAGGCTCCTGAATCCCTCAACGGCCCACTGGGCCCCAGTGAGGCCAGCATTGCCAGCAATCTACAAGCCATGTCCACCCAGATGTTCCAGACTAAACGCTGCTTCCGACTGGCCCCCACCTTCAGCAACCTGCTCCTCCAGCCCGCCACCGAAGCTCCCACCTTGGCCAGCCGCAGGCCCTGTGTCAATGGGGATGTGGACAAGCCCTCAGAGCCAG CCTCTGAAGAGGGCTCTGAGTCGGAGGGAAGTGAGTCTAGTGGGCGCTCCTGTCGGAATGAGCGCAGCATCCAGGAGAAGCTGCAAGTCCTGATGGCGGAAGGCCTGCTTCCTGCTGTGAAAGTCTTCCTGGACTGGCTACGGACTAACCCCGACCTCATCATAGTGTGTGCGCAG aGCTCTCAAAGTCTGTGGAACCGCCTCTCTGTGTTGCTTAATCTGTTGCCAGCTGCTGGCGAACTCCAAGAGTCTG GCCTGGTCCTGTGTCCTGAGGTCCAGGATCTTCTTGAAGGTTGTGAACTGCCTGACCTCCCGTCTAGCTTGCTGCTCCCAGAGGACATGGCACTTCGCAACCTGCCTCCCCTCCGGGCTGCCCACAGACGCTTTAACTTCGACACGGATCGGCTCTTGCTCAGCACCTCAGAGGAG ACGGTCGTGCGCATCTGCTGCATCCGCAGCTTTGGCCACTTCGTTGCCCGCCTGCAAGGCAGCATCCTGCAGTTCAACCCAGAGGTTGGCATCTTCGTCAGCATCGCCCAGTCTGAGCAGGAGAGCCTGCTGCAGCAGGCCCAGGCCCAGTTCCGCATG GCACAGGAGGAAGCTCGGCGGAACAGGCTAATGAGAGACATGGCCCAGCTACGACTTCAG CTCGAGGTCTCTCAGCTGGAAGGGAGCCTGCAGCAGCCCAAGGCCCAGTCAGCAATGTCTCCCTACCTCGTCCCCGACACCCAAGCCCTTTGCCACCACCTCCCTGTCATCCGCCAGCTGGCCACCAGTGGCCGCTTCATTGTCATCATCCCAAGGACAG TGATCGATGGCCTGGATTTGCTGAAGAAGGAACACCCCGGGGCCCGGGATGGGATCCGATACCTGGAGGCAGAGTTTAAAAAAGGGAACAG GTACATTCGCTGCCAGAAAGAGGTGGGGAAGAGCTTTGAGCGGCATAAGCTGAAGAGGCAGGATGCAGATGCCTG GACGCTCTATAAGATCCTGGACAGCTGCAAACAGCTGACTCTGGCCCAGGGGGCAGGTGAGGAGGACCCGAGTGGCATGGTGACCATCATCACAGGCCTTCCACTGGACAACCCCAGCACGCTCTCAGGCCCTATGCAG GCAGCCTTGCAGGCCGCTGCACATGCCAGTGTGGACATCAAGAATGTTCTGGACTTCTACAAGCAGTGGAAGGAGATTGGTTGA